AAGATCGCCTTCGACAAGGCTCAGGGGCTTGGGGCACAGCGCAAGGCCGTTCTCTTCACCGAATCGCGCCGAACCCAGCAGTACCTGTTCGACCTGCTCTCGCGCAGCGGATACGAGGGCAAGCTTGTGATGATGAACGGATCGAATAACGATCCTCAGTCAAAGGCGATCTACGAGGCATGGCGGGCGCGCCAGGAGAAGAAGGAGGGCCTCACCGGTTCCCGCACCGTTGATATGAAGGCCGCCATCGTCGAGCATTTCCGCGACCACGCCACCATCCTCATCGCCACGGAGGCGGCCGCCGAAGGCGTGAACCTCCAGTTCAGCTCGCTCGTGGTAAACTACGACCTGCCCTGGAACCCCCAGCGCATCGAGCAGCGAATCGGCCGGTGTCATCGCTATGGCCAGCAGCACGACGTTGTGGTCGTCAACTTCCTTAATCGGCGCAACGAGGCGGACCAGCGGGTCTTCGAGATCCTGAGCGAGAAGTTCCGGCTCTTCGACGGCGTCTTCGGGGCGAGCGACGAGGTCCTGGGCGCGCTCGAATCCGGCGTAGACATCGAGCGCCGCATTGCCCAGGTCTACCAGACTTGCCGGAACCAGGACCAGATCAAGAGCGCCTTTGACCGGCTCCAGGCCGAACTGGACGAGCAGATACAGACGCGCATGGCCCAAACCCGGCAGACCTTGCTGGAGCACTTCGATGAGGATGTGAGCGCCCGCCTGCGCGTCCATCGCGACCGGACGCTGGAGAGCCTTGGCGAGCGGGAACGCTGGCTCCTGGAACTGACGCGGACCGAGCTCGACGGCCATGCCCGGTTCGAGCCCGAGTGTCCACGTTTCCAGTATACGGGTCCGCACTCGCGGCAAGGGTGGTATCACTTCGACTGGAAAGAGGCCGAGAAGAACGGCGATACGTTCTACCGGCAGGACCATCCCCTCGCCTCGCACGTCATTCAGCAGGCGATGGTTCGCGAGCTGCCCACGGCGATGTTGCGCCTGGACTATGCGGGCTACGGGCAGGTCGTGAGCATCCTCAAGCCCTATGTGGGCGCCTCCGGCTGGCTGGAGCTTTCCAGGTTGACGGTCGAGTCCCTCGACATTGAGGAGTTCCTGCTCTTCGCCGCCTGCGCGGACGATGGGCGGGTCCTCGACGATGAGATGTGCAGGAAATTGATGCTTCTACTCGCGTCCGAGGAAGGACCCGCCAAGGAGGCTGCCTTCGATCTTTCCACCATCCGGGAGATCGAGGTGCAATCCAGGCTCAAGCAGGTCGAGGAGCGCAACGGGCGGTTCTTCGACGAGGAGGTCTTGAAACTCGACCGCTGGTCCGACGACCTCAAGCAGGGTCTGGAACGCGAGATCAAGGAGCTCGACCGCCAGATTCGAGAATGTCGCAAGACCTCCGCCATGGCCGCCGCGCTCAAGGACAAGCTGGAAGCCCAGAAGGCGCTCAAGTCGCTGGAGGCTGAGCGCAACCGGAAGCGCCGGGAGCTTTTCGACGCACAGGACGCCATCGACGCCCAGCGCGACGAGATCATCAAACAAATCGAAAAGCAACTGCGCCAGCGCCACACGCTCAACCCAGTGTTCACGTTCCGGTGGAGGCTGGCATGATCCGCGCTGCCATGCTCGGCGTGAAGGAATTGTCCGCCCTTCTGGCCCGGGGAGAAGGCGAATCTATCGAGTTCAAACGCTCGACCGGCGAAATGAAGGAAGCCATGCAGACGTTGTGTGCCTTTCTCAATGGTAACGGTGGTACGCTCATCTTTGGCATACGACCGGATGGCACGGCGGAAGGCCAGGAGGTAAGCGACAAGACGCTGCGGGAGATCGCCCAAGCTACGGACCGCTTCGAACCCGCCGTTCACCTCTCAATCCGTCGTGGCAAGGTCGAAACGCGGCGTGAAATCATTGCGATCTCGGTGGACGGAGGATTGGACAAACGTCCGTTCGCGTATGATGGTCGTTCCTACGAGCGTGTCGGCAACACTACGCGACGCATGGCTCAATCCAAATACGAGAAGACGCTCATGGATCGCGCCCACACCTCGCGCCGCTGGGAAAATGAACCAGCCGAGCGGGTAGAACTACGGGATATCGATCGAGGCGAGGTGTTCCGAATCGTCAATATTGCGGCATCTCTTGGCCGTCTGTCGGGTCCCGTGGGCATACGGTTAGCGGACATCCTTGATCGCCTCAAACTGCGTCGAAATGGGCGGATTCTCCAGGCGGCCGTAGTCCTTTTCGGTAAGGAGTTCATGCCTGACTATCCGCAGTGCGAACTTCGCATGGCCCGGTTCAAGGGTACAGACAAGACGGAATTCATGGACCAGCGTCAAGTCCGCGCTCCGGCGTTCAAACTGCTTGAGGAAGCAGAGTTATTCTGTCAACGCCATTTCCCGATGCCGGCCAAGATCGTGCCGGAACAATTGCGCCGGGTCGAGGCGCCGCTCATTCCGATGGATGCCATGCGTGAGATCCTGGTCAACGCCTTCATTCACCGGGACTATTCCATCGCAGGCGGTGCTGTATCTCTTGCCATCTTCGACGACCGAGTGGAGGTCTGGAGCGCCGGCACCTATCCAACTGGGATTACGCCGGAACAGTTGAGCAAGTCCCACTTGTCCGTCCAGCGCAACCCGATCATCGCGGATGTGTTCAATCGGGCTGGGCTGATCGAGAAATGGGGGCGCGGAACGAATCGGGTCATTGCGATGTGCCGGAAGGCGGGCCTTGCGCCTCCGACATTCGAGGAGATTACCGGGGCGGCCGTGGTCACCTTTACGGTCAACGTGCTGGGGCCAGGACGGGAGTTCGCACAAGTCGCGGGACCAAGTCGGGACCAAGTCGGGACCAAGTCGCCGTACTGGAGCGGTGCCGCGACGCCCGCGCCTTGCTGGAGATCATGGGGGTCGCGGGTCGCACCAACCGCACCAAATTTCGCGAAGGCGTTCTCAAGCCGCTGATTGAAGCGGGGCTTCTAGAGCCGACCATCCCCGACAAGCCGAGAAGTCGATTGCAGCGGTACAAGACTACGGGGGCCGGGCTGGCCATGCTGGAGAATGAACGAAATGGCGAACCATAAGACCAAGCTTGAGCTGACCTGGATCGGGAAGGACAACCGGCCGAGGCTGGAGCCGCGCATCCTCATCGAGGACCCGGCGAAGTCCTATCACGCCTCATCTCGGGTGAGTGACAAGGACACCTTCGACAATCGGCTTATCTTCGGGGACAACCTGCTCGCCCTCAAGGCGCTGGAGCAGGAGTTCGCCGGGAAGATCAAATGTATCTACATCGATCCGCCCTACAACACGGGCTCGGCGTTCACGCACTACGACGATGGTATCGAGCACTCGCTCTGGCTCTCGCTGATGCGCGACCGGCTGGAGATTCTGCGGCAACTCCTGGCGGAGGACGGGTCGATCTGGGTGAGCTTGGACGACAACGAAGGGCATTACGCGAAGGTACTCATGGACGAGATTTTCGGGCGCGCCAACTTCTTGTCCACCGTAATATGGGAGAAGAAATATGCTCCGAAAGCAGACTCGAAATATCTCTCACGCTCACACGACTTCGTGATTGCGTTTGCCAAAAACTTGGAGAAGTTCACACTCAATCGGCTGGAGAAAACAGAGAAGCAAACTGGGCGGTACACAAACCGGGACAACGATGTGCGTGGCCCATGGAAACCGGGCGATACGCTACGGAATGAAGTGCGCGACTATGCGGTCTTCCCCGTGCAGACGCCTTCTGGTCGCGAGGTTTATCCGTCAGCGGGGACGAGTTGGAGATATACCAAGGAGAAGTTCGCGGAAATGATCGCTGACAACCGCATCTGGTTCGGCGTGGATGGCAACGCCCGCCCCGCCGTCAAGCGATTCCTCTC
This genomic stretch from Candidatus Methylomirabilis tolerans harbors:
- a CDS encoding DEAD/DEAH box helicase family protein: MTTPFHSKYWAHALTLRGATGSIEALSRSIAGSRVDLNPHQVDAALFAIRSPLTRGVILADEVGLGKTIEAGIVISQHWAERKRRILVIVPATLRKQWQQELETKFYLPTQVLDSRAFNALVEEGASNPFDSSDRLMICSYHFASAKGNEIHRVPWDLVVIDEAHRLRNVYKKASRLARRIADAVGSSPKLLLTGTPLQNSLMELYGLASVIDDHLFGDAASFRDRFVRATDERGRNADLRARLQPICARTLRKQVVEYIPFTRRIPITQDFLPSDAEHELYEAISEYLQREQLIALPAGQRTLITLVLRKLLASSTFAIADTLERLALRLEAMSPDSENLLDDEDLEGIDELQDELEEEKEAEESEEVKPAEEPQRIDPERLKAEIADLRRFVDRANRISVNAKGETLIPALKIAFDKAQGLGAQRKAVLFTESRRTQQYLFDLLSRSGYEGKLVMMNGSNNDPQSKAIYEAWRARQEKKEGLTGSRTVDMKAAIVEHFRDHATILIATEAAAEGVNLQFSSLVVNYDLPWNPQRIEQRIGRCHRYGQQHDVVVVNFLNRRNEADQRVFEILSEKFRLFDGVFGASDEVLGALESGVDIERRIAQVYQTCRNQDQIKSAFDRLQAELDEQIQTRMAQTRQTLLEHFDEDVSARLRVHRDRTLESLGERERWLLELTRTELDGHARFEPECPRFQYTGPHSRQGWYHFDWKEAEKNGDTFYRQDHPLASHVIQQAMVRELPTAMLRLDYAGYGQVVSILKPYVGASGWLELSRLTVESLDIEEFLLFAACADDGRVLDDEMCRKLMLLLASEEGPAKEAAFDLSTIREIEVQSRLKQVEERNGRFFDEEVLKLDRWSDDLKQGLEREIKELDRQIRECRKTSAMAAALKDKLEAQKALKSLEAERNRKRRELFDAQDAIDAQRDEIIKQIEKQLRQRHTLNPVFTFRWRLA
- a CDS encoding putative DNA binding domain-containing protein, whose translation is MLGVKELSALLARGEGESIEFKRSTGEMKEAMQTLCAFLNGNGGTLIFGIRPDGTAEGQEVSDKTLREIAQATDRFEPAVHLSIRRGKVETRREIIAISVDGGLDKRPFAYDGRSYERVGNTTRRMAQSKYEKTLMDRAHTSRRWENEPAERVELRDIDRGEVFRIVNIAASLGRLSGPVGIRLADILDRLKLRRNGRILQAAVVLFGKEFMPDYPQCELRMARFKGTDKTEFMDQRQVRAPAFKLLEEAELFCQRHFPMPAKIVPEQLRRVEAPLIPMDAMREILVNAFIHRDYSIAGGAVSLAIFDDRVEVWSAGTYPTGITPEQLSKSHLSVQRNPIIADVFNRAGLIEKWGRGTNRVIAMCRKAGLAPPTFEEITGAAVVTFTVNVLGPGREFAQVAGPSRDQVGTKSPYWSGAATPAPCWRSWGSRVAPTAPNFAKAFSSR